The sequence TAACATCTTAGTTTTTGTAGAAACGGGAATTCTTTGGTGAACGTTATTTTTCGTACTTTGTTTTTAGCGACTTTTCAGAAGCAATTTTGCATGGTAAGTAGCTAAAATTgtctataaagtataaaaaccaATAAGAGGGATATGTATATTGTGATATAGTGTAGTTTATCACTCATTTACattgcatttaattattttacgggTATTTTAGGTTCTGTTATTCACGTGTGTTTGTTCACGTGGGTTACGTGTGTTACGTAATTGTGTGACGTAATACACATGAAAGGTATTAAGCTTAGTTTACATtggaaatattatcataatggcGACCACATATCAAATTTTGACGATTGAAGTTAGTCGTTccatgttttgtaaaataaaatattatctaaatattgcCTTTTTTTTAGATGCCATTAACACCTGCCGAAAGACAAAAGCTCTATCGGGAAAggccaaattattattataattatataatattaattattttgattaggatgtaataatatttttcttgagttaaataaacaaattggtgcatatagtattttatttaaaataaagtactcTTTTTTGGTGTGCACTAATCTTAACAATATTTCCAGTGTGTTGCCTATTTTCTGTGTGTTATCGTGTGTTACAATTCCCGTGTGTTATGGTAAATTTTTTGTGAGCCTTAGTCATTTATGTACTAATTGCTAGTGTAGTAGTATCTATCTATCTAGTACTAGTGTCGAATCACACAGGTGAACTAGTTCAGATGTCTGATTGACTTTGTCTTTAAGCTACTTACCATAAAAAGAGACGGAAGGCTGTAATTACATAAATTTGTATTAGGTATACAATGGCAGTGCCTCGTACTCGATCGCCTGGTATCTGGAACGAGCCGAACAAAATTTCTGCAGGTTCTAACccagagcacacacctctgacttttagaAGTTCGtctattgtttatcaattatcgtgcACTGTAACGGTGATAGGAAAAATagtgaggaaatctacatacctaagaattctccatagaaatttcgaagatgtgtaaagtctgtcaacccgcactaggacagcgtggcaGACTAGGGGCTAATTCTTCAGAGTAGTAGTGGGCAATGCCTCTTGGCGAGTATTCTAATCGTCAATCAAGTATCGTCAAACGAATCTTCTTGTAAAAGTTTAGTCGCAGCGATAAATTAATGATACGAAGTTTTCTTTTCCGGTTTTATTGAATCAACCTTGGTCAACTTATGCAGCAActgcataaaattaattttgggtGACCTTTAAGATGATGAGATACCTAATAGGCGGTATATCCCGTTGCTTACTCATTAGCGGAGAGACTTGTAAATATGGCTTATTTCAAGACATATTTAAAACGTAAAAGGATTCGtgaaaacaattaaacattatagatatacaatgaaatgaaaatctTTTCTTTTCAATAAATGAGTTTAATACAGCAATCGTTTAGTCAGTCACGTTTATTTATGCTAACTTACATACACTGGGGTATCTAGTATAAGGGAAtacagataataattatttcgtagaaagtactaaaataatattataaattaaagattttttatgtttatcagTTGGAGTTATCACAGATGTTTTAGAGATCTTTAATTCTTAAATGGTAGGACATTTACGTATAATTCTAAGGCAATAATTGTAATCGTGTCTACAATGTGAATATTTGTGATCGTTAAAATATAATCCTATCggttatatttgaatatacagATATAAATTACATGAATTATAGAAACACACTTTACATTTAGAAGAGTATTGAACTGTGTTCAGTCTGATATAGCGAATCTTAAAATAAGCTATGAATACAATTGGGAGCctcaattacaaatattaactaATGGAATGATGATACGTAATAAATTAGTGTGATGATGACAATGTTGGCACGTACAGTTACACAGTAAAAGCATCAAGCAAAATACTCAAATATCCATACCACATTAACGCAAAACAAGATAATGTTATGGCTAGTGCCAGATAATAGtgtcaaatagaaatataaagaaTCTTCACAGTTACACAGATAATTTCCAATTAATTAatggttttgtttattaaattctgTGTTATATCACATTCATCAGAATTAGATTAATGCATTAACACATTTGTTACGATAggttcaaaaacattttataaagtaaaattctTGAATATTTATGTCACTAAATATTCAGGTAGGTGTTCCACTTGTAACTACTTTCTGGGACGTCCGAAGAAAGTCATATAATAATCGATAAGCGACGTTTTATTCCACTAGGTAAATTGACTACACTGCATGTAGGgtcacaaaatttatttcattaaaaaataattgtgataggTAGTGAAACTTAGAAATGTGTCAAAAAAGCTATGTTAGCGTCTTTCCCTCTAATATTGCCCTTTCATTCATCGGGCATGTATGAGTTGTTACTCATTTATGTAGACATTTTATACAATCTGATTTGATCCTCCATCACAAAGTTTCAGCCATTGCAATAGTCACCTATTAATTCACAGAgctatggatatttttttaaagaaattcatTAGTTTCATCACCTATCATTACCTCCCTGCTAGATTTTGTGACTCCTGCTTgcgtttgaatattaaaaatgtaaaagttaTGAGTTTAATCTCGTGGTAGTTATAagtatcaatcaatcaatcaatcggAAGGTACTATAATGTATTGGGTAAAGCAATCTTCAAATCGTTAAACTACATACCTACTAGTTATAACAGTGATTAGGTATACCTGGGCCGCGATATAGACACATGATATAGTCATTGCTCAATATTGGTTGGAAATCAGAATTAAaacactataataaatatatcactatTCTACGAATGAACACTTCGGCAAAAATACCGCCTATTTTGCTCACACAGAGtcaatcaaattgttttttgatcTTTGCTAGCATCGAGAGCCTGCAAATTATTCCTTTAATAGGTTAGACATGATATTTAGCACACATCCACGACTCACTCAGTTTTTTATACACTTGCATTTCCAAAATTCACGTTATTCTTGAGCGGCGGGTTTCATTAGATTCTTGAAAAATATGATTACGCATAAACTATGTAAGCGTACCGATCTCGGCTGGCTATCGGTAAATCAGTATTTAGAGTCCTGCCCCACGTTATGAGAGGAGAAACGGTGCCCACCACGGGAGCAGCGCGTGCTGCACTTTTTACGAAGccctgtaattaaaaaaatattttcataaggttactaaattcataaataatgtacACACTTGTCTTGGATTGCGAAGAATAGCatctaaagtatttttatacaattgggCGAGTGTACTGGAcgagaatattttaatattatacctaaACTAAAGAGAAATGCCATGAGACGacagaaataattattgtaatatgtaattaaaaaacatacttttttcaagaataattattttaatcagttCATTTCAAGTAGTAATACTTGTGCCTTGggtatatcaaaatataatttgtattgaatatattgtatatatagttatatttctACAAATGTCTTGGTTATTTTACGAATCTTAGTAAAAGCTGTACACATGTAGTAACATTCATGCTTATCATTCTCAGTCATGCAAAGAAAGccatgaatttaaatttgtgcATAGATTCAAAATCATACCAATATGTttataatgtgttatttattaattaagttacGTGCAGTAAGCATTAGTATGTATGAGGGTTAGTTTTCGCCGTCATTTTTGTCTCATTAGctttaaaaaatttttttttttatattttaggattGAATAAAACCGAGCGCACTTGATCGTATTTTCGTAACTGCTTTAACCTATTTAATGCAATGTACGTATGAATACACACGTTACTACTAACTCTTCAGTTCTTTAAAGTATCACAATGTTATCAAAGTTGAGTTTCGCGTTTCAAATAAttcttgtttataaaagttaaggtaaaaatataggccCTCTGCCTAATATATAGTAGGCTGTAGGTCTGTCAGACATTTACcaacttgtaataaatatacttatgtgTATGTTCTTATCAATATCCAGGTATCACACAGTTTTTAATCTTTCCTAATACATTTTTGCTGTAGATgatttagtaatataattttcaccGAAATTATTAAccatatgaattattattaacacaaaGTGGTATTATTAGCTATTTGCTACGCTTTATCTATCATTTTTGATTCTGTTAAATATTTGTCTAGATGCTGATCTAGATCCGACCGCTGGGTCGGTAACCTTTTGGCAGACAAGGGCCACAAGGTGGCAAAATTAACTAAAGGTGGGCCATACGTATAACCTTAAACCTAGAATCCCTTCTTAGATGCGCTTActcataatttaatacatttattttgatgtttaaaccTTATGACAAAACAATCACGGACCACAAACAGATCGTCCGCGGGCCGCGTGTTGCCGACCGCTggtctaaataataaaaattctccaAAGATTATCTAAAGAAATCGTCATGCTAAATAAGACGACTATTTGTAggttttttctttataacataGTTAAGCTTTTTTTGTCATTTGCTTTACCAgagtttgtgaatttatcgttcgctttaacggtgaaggaaaacatcgtgaggaaacctgcacatctgagaagttctctataggaatttcgaaggtgtgtgaagtctactaatccgcactaggccagcgtggtggactaaggcctaatccctctcagtagtagaggaggcccgtgctcagcagtgggcaagtatataatacagggctgatattattattatttaccagAGTTTGTAGGCTTTTGTCTTATAATGTATTAGAAACAAGTATAATTTGCAACCATTTTAAAAATGCGCTCGGTGTTATGTTACAGTACGTACATATTTTgacttcttattttaaaaagtcatacatttttagaaaaacCAATATGACGGCGAATGTGAGACACACCATGTTACCCATGACAGAGGTTCGCCGGCGGGCCGGGCGCCGTTTGCGCCGGCACCAACAACCGTGGCCTCGTGCGCGCCCGTACCCTCGACTTCGTGCGCGTCCCACCTCGCGCcgtgcgctcttcatgccatcAGGTCCCCGCACACTGGTCTCCAGCGTTGGCACCGACTTTGCCGTTGTCGTCGTCCGCGCACCGCCCATCGTTTCAACCTCTTGCTCCGCAGAACGATCCGAAATTATATGTGTTTCTAAATCTTCTAATGGCGACTCTGAGCTGTTAAACATAAGTAAGGTCATAATTTTTGCGTAGATAATACTCTAAAATTAGGCGTATGTTATTACTTGTTTTTCgttgagataaaataaatatgtcaacTTGTGACAGCAGATACTTACTACGCACTAATAGAGCAGTATTCACTAAGTTGTTCCCACGTGCATCCGATTATACAGCATTCGTCAGCTATACCAAGTTGTCGTCTTCTCCGGACTACCGGTCCTGGTTGCTCTACTACTGTAATGATGAGATTAGCATCATCGTTTTCGTTTACGCAAACTAATTgggacaattttaaattaaatccaacgacaataataattaagatccgataataaaaaaaatcgcaacgGCCTTactgtgttaaaatataaacgtacacgtttaaaaatatttgttggagtaaaaaaatgcaatggacattttaaaataatatgtacctatgtgaaaaaaatcacaaatgttaattataattatgatgtaCCAGTATACAACAATTTCTGTATCGCCAGCTGcaatatttttctgggataaaaaatagcttcttatta is a genomic window of Manduca sexta isolate Smith_Timp_Sample1 chromosome 22, JHU_Msex_v1.0, whole genome shotgun sequence containing:
- the LOC115448889 gene encoding bombyxin-related peptide A isoform X5; amino-acid sequence: MLVNRAMQFAVLTAAVLWENRSEAAAKASVKFCGRHLSEIMSRVCHAYNGPTVVEQPGPVVRRRRQLGIADECCIIGCTWEQLSEYCSISAYSESPLEDLETHIISDRSAEQEVETMGGARTTTTAKSVPTLETSVRGPDGMKSARREVGRARSRGAS
- the LOC115448889 gene encoding uncharacterized protein LOC115448889 isoform X1; amino-acid sequence: MLVNRAMQFAVLTAAVLWENRSEAAAKASVKFCGRHLSEIMSRVCHAYNGPTVVEQPGPVVRRRRQLGIADECCIIGCTWEQLSEYCSISAYSESPLEDLETHIISDRSAEQEVETMGGARTTTTAKSVPTLETSVRGPDGMKSARREVGRARSRGYGRARGHGCWCRRKRRPARRRTSVMGNMGFVKSAARAAPVVGTVSPLITWGRTLNTDLPIASRDRYAYIVYA
- the LOC115448889 gene encoding uncharacterized protein LOC115448889 isoform X4, which gives rise to MLVNRAMQFAVLTAAVLWENRSEAAAKASVKFCGRHLSEIMSRVCHAYNGPTVVEQPGPVVRRRRQLGIADECCIIGCTWEQLSEYCSISAYSESPLEDLETHIISDRSAEQEVETMGGARTTTTAKSVPTLETSVRGPDGMKSARREGFVKSAARAAPVVGTVSPLITWGRTLNTDLPIASRDRYAYIVYA
- the LOC115448889 gene encoding uncharacterized protein LOC115448889 isoform X2, whose translation is MLVNRAMQFAVLTAAVLWENRSEAAAKASVKFCGRHLSEIMSRVCHAYNGPTVEQPGPVVRRRRQLGIADECCIIGCTWEQLSEYCSISAYSESPLEDLETHIISDRSAEQEVETMGGARTTTTAKSVPTLETSVRGPDGMKSARREVGRARSRGYGRARGHGCWCRRKRRPARRRTSVMGNMGFVKSAARAAPVVGTVSPLITWGRTLNTDLPIASRDRYAYIVYA
- the LOC115448889 gene encoding uncharacterized protein LOC115448889 isoform X3, giving the protein MLVNRAMQFAVLTAAVLWENRSEAAAKASVKFCGRHLSEIMSRVCHAYNGPTVVEQPGPVVRRRRQLGIADECCIIGCTWEQLSEYCSISAYSESPLEDLETHIISDRSAEQEVETMGGARTTTTAKSVPTLETSVRGPDGMKSARREVGRARSRGYGRARGHGCWCRRKRRPARRRTSVMGLRKKCSTRCSRGGHRFSSHNVGQDSKY